The following coding sequences lie in one Musa acuminata AAA Group cultivar baxijiao chromosome BXJ1-8, Cavendish_Baxijiao_AAA, whole genome shotgun sequence genomic window:
- the LOC135680723 gene encoding glycine-rich RNA-binding protein GRP1A-like: MANSDSEFRCFVGGLAWATDDASLERAFSPFGEIIESKIINDKETGRSRGFGFVTFRDEQSMRDAIEGMNGQILDGRSITVNEAQARSGGGGFRSGGGGGYGGGRRDGGGYNRGGGGGGYGGGGGGYGGGGGGYGGGGGGYGGGYGRDRGYAGGDGASRFPRGGGGASDGNWRK, from the exons ATGGCGAATTCCGACTCTGAGTTCCGTTGCTTCGTCGGCGGCCTCGCCTGGGCCACCGACGACGCTTCCCTCGAGAGGGCCTTTAGCCCTTTCGGCGAGATCATCGAGTCCAAG ATCATCAATGACAAGGAGACGGGGAGGTCGAGGGGGTTCGGGTTTGTTACCTTCCGCGACGAGCAGTCGATGAGGGACGCCATCGAGGGGATGAACGGCCAGATCCTCGATGGGAGGAGCATCACCGTCAACGAAGCCCAGGCCCGCAGCGGCGGGGGCGGCTTCCgcagcggcggaggcggcgggtACGGTGGTGGTCGCCGTGACGGAGGAGGGTAcaaccgcggaggcggcggcggcggctatgGAGGAGGCGGTGGCGGCTATGGGGGAGGCGGTGGCGGCTATGGGGGAGGCGGTGGCGGCTACGGCGGTGGGTACGGCCGCGACCGCGGATACGCCGGTGGTGACGGTGCGTCCCGCTTCCCAAGGGGCGGTGGTGGCGCGTCGGACGGGAACTGGAGGAAGTGA